The Cystobacter fuscus DSM 2262 genome has a segment encoding these proteins:
- a CDS encoding radical SAM protein: MTDRVRPYLFYDTAISICSTCYQRVEGKILFADGKVLLQKRCPRHGFERVLLADDVDYYKRSREIFIKPPEQPLRYNTPIRYGCPYDCGLCPDHEQHSCLTLVELTDHCNLRCPICYAESGPERQTHRSFEKVVSMLDAVVANEGEPDVVQLSGGEPTLHPDFFRILEEARARPIRHLMVNTNGIRIAKDEAFAEKLATYRKGLEVYLQFDSLEREPLMALRGADLRSVRQQALERLNALDVSTTLVVTLKKGLNDGEIGRILDFAVQQPCVRGVTFQPVQEAGRLEGYDPARDRLTLTEVRRRILEQTRLFSPEDLIPVPCHPDSLCMGYALKHEGQVVPLTRFVPPELLVEGGRNTIVYEKDTDLQKRLFQLFSTNHSPQSSSRSLSDLLCCLPQVQVPGELTYRNVFRVLIMQFIDAQAFDLRSVKKSCVHIAHPDGRIIPFDTYNLFYRDDLERTRLAPLREALTAAGLA, encoded by the coding sequence ATGACCGACCGCGTCCGCCCCTACCTCTTCTACGATACGGCGATCTCCATCTGCTCCACCTGCTACCAGCGCGTCGAGGGGAAGATCCTCTTCGCCGACGGCAAGGTGCTGCTGCAGAAGCGCTGCCCGCGCCATGGCTTCGAGCGGGTGCTGCTGGCGGACGACGTGGACTACTACAAGCGCTCCCGGGAGATCTTCATCAAGCCCCCCGAGCAGCCGCTGCGCTACAACACGCCCATCCGCTACGGGTGCCCGTACGACTGCGGCCTGTGTCCGGACCACGAGCAACACAGCTGCCTGACGCTGGTGGAGCTGACGGACCACTGCAACCTGCGCTGCCCCATCTGCTACGCCGAGAGTGGTCCGGAGCGGCAGACCCACCGCTCCTTCGAGAAGGTGGTGTCCATGTTGGACGCCGTGGTGGCCAACGAGGGCGAGCCGGACGTGGTGCAGCTCAGCGGCGGCGAGCCCACCCTGCACCCGGACTTCTTCCGCATCCTCGAGGAGGCGCGGGCCCGGCCCATCCGCCACCTGATGGTGAACACCAACGGCATCCGCATCGCCAAGGACGAGGCCTTCGCCGAGAAGCTGGCCACCTACCGCAAGGGATTGGAGGTCTACCTCCAGTTCGACTCCCTCGAGCGCGAGCCACTCATGGCCCTGCGCGGCGCGGATCTGCGCTCGGTGCGGCAACAGGCGCTCGAGCGCCTCAACGCGCTGGACGTGAGCACCACGCTGGTGGTGACGCTGAAGAAGGGGCTCAACGACGGGGAGATCGGCCGCATCCTCGACTTCGCGGTCCAGCAGCCCTGCGTGCGCGGCGTCACCTTCCAACCCGTGCAGGAGGCCGGTCGGCTCGAGGGGTATGATCCCGCGAGGGACCGTCTGACCCTGACGGAGGTGCGGCGGCGCATCCTCGAGCAGACGCGGCTGTTCTCGCCGGAGGATCTCATCCCCGTGCCCTGCCATCCGGACAGCCTGTGCATGGGCTACGCCCTCAAGCACGAGGGCCAGGTGGTGCCGCTCACCCGCTTCGTGCCCCCGGAGCTGCTGGTGGAGGGCGGCCGCAACACCATCGTCTACGAGAAGGACACGGACCTGCAGAAGCGGCTCTTCCAGCTCTTCTCCACCAACCACTCCCCCCAGTCCTCCTCGCGCAGCCTGTCGGATCTGCTGTGCTGTCTGCCCCAGGTCCAGGTGCCCGGGGAGCTCACCTACCGCAACGTCTTCCGGGTCCTCATCATGCAATTCATCGATGCCCAGGCCTTCGACCTGCGCAGCGTCAAGAAGAGCTGCGTGCACATCGCCCATCCGGACGGGCGCATCATCCCCTTCGACACCTACAACCTCTTCTACCGGGATGACTTGGAGCGCACGCGGCTGGCGCCCCTGCGCGAGGCCCTCACCGCGGCGGGCCTGGCATGA
- a CDS encoding prolipoprotein diacylglyceryl transferase, producing the protein MPARACGRLPGRASLMTFPLYISLGPWQVHPHFFFETLAYFLGARLYFVLKRRWADPLQSSTRLGVIAGAALGAGLGSRLVHLLDEWPLWLEGQVSTASLLTGKSLVGGLLGGLLGVELAKKLIGEQRSTGDLFVLPLCLGIFVGRLGCFFTGLEDHTYGVATSLPWGVDFGDGVRRHPTQLYEAAFMVFVAALSLVLRERELRQGDLFRRFMVLDLTFRLGVDLLKPDPRPLLGLSGIQWVCVAGLLYYARDLPRLWLRRSGLPVQTDAR; encoded by the coding sequence ATGCCAGCCAGGGCTTGCGGTAGGCTGCCGGGCCGCGCCTCGCTCATGACCTTTCCCCTCTACATCTCCCTCGGCCCCTGGCAGGTGCACCCGCACTTCTTCTTCGAGACGCTCGCGTACTTCCTCGGCGCGCGGCTCTACTTCGTGTTGAAGCGGCGGTGGGCGGATCCGCTGCAATCCTCGACCCGGCTGGGCGTCATCGCCGGCGCGGCGCTCGGCGCGGGCCTGGGCTCGCGGCTGGTGCACCTGCTGGACGAGTGGCCCCTGTGGCTCGAGGGACAGGTCTCCACCGCGAGCCTGCTCACCGGCAAGTCGCTCGTGGGCGGTCTGCTCGGAGGACTCCTGGGCGTCGAGCTGGCCAAGAAGCTGATCGGCGAGCAGCGCAGCACGGGAGATCTCTTCGTGCTGCCGCTGTGCCTGGGCATCTTCGTGGGCCGCCTGGGCTGTTTCTTCACCGGGCTGGAGGACCACACCTATGGCGTGGCCACCTCGCTGCCCTGGGGCGTGGACTTCGGGGATGGCGTGCGCCGCCACCCCACCCAGCTCTACGAGGCCGCCTTCATGGTGTTCGTGGCGGCGCTGAGCCTCGTGCTGCGCGAGCGCGAGCTGCGCCAGGGCGACCTGTTCCGCCGCTTCATGGTGTTGGACCTGACCTTCCGCCTCGGGGTGGATCTGCTCAAGCCGGACCCCCGTCCCCTGCTGGGCCTGAGCGGCATCCAATGGGTCTGCGTGGCGGGCCTGCTCTACTACGCGCGGGATCTGCCCCGGTTGTGGCTACGCCGCTCCGGGCTTCCGGTCCAGACCGACGCGCGATGA
- a CDS encoding M4 family metallopeptidase, whose product MSMPWPRWPLLLASLVAGPSLAAGGRLASVSPTTLLQLRAREPSRAAESLSLLKAQSGQLGLSGRDEFRMSSVQTDSFGLTHTRFQQLHEGIPVWGAVAITHLDPSGRGLTVTKEGVRPHIRVSTRPVVDAASAAALALLEVRPLGLPTKQPGTQLVIYPEVKRVGPPVGKRRLRLNAEDIQEEVVGYRLAWHVHTVLDNTQDGVKQTDFLLDARTGRVLKRWNSLQTASAVGTGRSQYSGDVKLDVFQKADGSYELRDTTRTYGEGLRTYDVNHADIYNGEKPSPVLYQDKDNLWGDGQNFDPSADTLSENGQTAAVDAHFGLQATWDYYQKIHNRFGIDNAGTPTFNYVHVGAGMDNAFWDGDCFCMNYGDGTYPEPYGFKSVVSLDVAGHELSHGVMSQTAALIYSGEPGGLNEANSDIFGTMTEFWVRGGQGDTIGDTGGDWTIGEQLSDSPLRYMYKPSLDGASEDAWSPGLDAIDVHYSSGPMNRAFFFLSQGAQSAATPNDYSSRYLPDGMTGIGNDKAAAIWYRAITAYLTPASNYVAARTASLRAAADLHGSGSQEYRAVQNAFAAINVGYSASTYDDLTPPTATLSLAGSAPMLRFNAVAADNIGVTRVEFYVDGVLTSSDDTQPFALRLDTTQVDPGTHQVVARAIDLAGNAGASAPIGFTVTQSFSQLLHDPGFEKGGEDWVQEPADSDYPIIVYSSTRAHTGYGYAVFNGYGSSAVDRISQQVTLPADTQTAALTFYLTVLTDDLGTQAQDTLAVQVRDTQGNLLEQPASWSNVDSTLGWVQVSLDLTRFAGQTVQLHFVGTENDDGFASLFQLDDLALRVLTRPDTETPFVRAGVATDPESGRVALLGHVWDNGFVNAVELFVDGASQGSVSTTFAKTLSAGALGDGLHALVVKTTDAAGNTSTSDHYPFYVERARGQVVQNPDFELYDPDKNHAEGWTLETPYPESNGVLENFLLAYSGWNLVLFGHDDGPNTSTLRQTVTLPADTESAVYSFWLWVESTAFSDNVAHHTFTAKVRDVNGNDLKTLEVISNLDGTPYYAEHRYDLSEFKGQTIQLFFESNLEEPPEDPINGYTYFVLDDVYLEVSSTPDIQAPSLDARVRGDSGTRVQLSANVSDNTWTAKLEFFVDGTPVATFTDPNGEYTSPFDTSALTNGQHEFMAKATDRAGNGTSVKVPFTVNVVNDTTPPTVSAAVEGEHETTVFTASATDDTGVTVVEFYVDGVFQGRVQEAPYRLPFSTLPLAPGEHTLKAVALDAYGNSASATAPFTRAGPLLSSTRLFVPVDGTYDLSSLLTQGANPLLLWNVQEGRICGTVSSTGVYTAPAAPGLCHVLITHKQDARSSARVDVRVYTADLNGDRVVDGEDLARLAQSWGTRASSTTTADLDASGSVDDSDVTLFLSQFGR is encoded by the coding sequence ATGTCCATGCCGTGGCCTCGCTGGCCCCTGCTCCTCGCCTCGTTGGTGGCGGGGCCTTCCCTGGCGGCGGGCGGAAGACTCGCCTCCGTCTCCCCAACCACCCTGCTCCAGTTGCGCGCCCGTGAACCCTCGCGCGCGGCGGAGTCGCTCTCGCTGTTGAAGGCCCAGAGCGGACAGCTCGGTCTGAGCGGGCGGGATGAGTTCCGCATGTCGAGCGTCCAGACGGACAGCTTCGGCCTCACGCATACCCGCTTCCAGCAGTTGCACGAGGGCATTCCGGTATGGGGCGCCGTGGCCATCACCCACCTGGATCCCTCCGGCCGCGGCCTGACGGTGACGAAGGAAGGCGTGCGCCCGCATATCCGCGTGAGCACGCGTCCCGTGGTGGACGCGGCGAGCGCGGCGGCCCTGGCCCTGCTCGAGGTGCGCCCGCTCGGTCTGCCCACGAAGCAGCCTGGCACCCAGCTCGTCATCTATCCCGAGGTGAAGCGCGTGGGTCCTCCGGTCGGCAAGCGCCGCCTGCGGCTCAACGCGGAGGACATCCAGGAGGAGGTGGTGGGCTACCGCCTCGCCTGGCACGTGCACACCGTGCTGGACAACACCCAGGACGGTGTCAAGCAGACGGACTTCCTGCTCGATGCCCGCACGGGTAGGGTCCTCAAGCGGTGGAACTCGCTGCAGACGGCGTCCGCGGTGGGAACGGGCCGCTCGCAATACAGCGGCGACGTGAAGCTCGACGTCTTCCAGAAAGCGGACGGCAGCTACGAGCTGCGTGACACGACGCGCACCTATGGCGAGGGCCTGCGCACGTACGACGTCAATCACGCCGACATCTACAACGGCGAGAAGCCGTCACCCGTGCTGTACCAGGACAAGGACAACCTCTGGGGTGACGGGCAGAACTTCGATCCGAGCGCCGACACCCTGAGCGAGAACGGCCAGACGGCGGCCGTGGACGCGCACTTTGGCCTGCAGGCCACGTGGGACTACTACCAGAAGATCCACAACCGCTTCGGCATCGACAACGCGGGCACGCCGACCTTCAACTACGTGCACGTCGGCGCGGGCATGGACAATGCCTTCTGGGACGGCGACTGCTTCTGCATGAACTACGGCGACGGCACCTATCCGGAACCGTATGGCTTCAAGTCCGTGGTGTCGCTCGACGTCGCGGGCCACGAGCTGAGCCACGGCGTCATGTCCCAGACCGCCGCGCTCATCTACTCGGGGGAGCCCGGCGGACTGAACGAGGCCAACTCCGACATCTTCGGCACCATGACGGAGTTCTGGGTCCGCGGCGGCCAGGGCGACACCATTGGTGACACGGGCGGCGACTGGACCATCGGCGAGCAGCTCAGCGACTCCCCGTTGCGTTATATGTACAAGCCGAGCCTGGACGGCGCCAGCGAGGACGCCTGGTCTCCTGGCCTCGACGCCATCGACGTCCACTACAGCAGTGGCCCGATGAACCGCGCCTTCTTCTTCCTGTCCCAGGGCGCGCAATCGGCGGCGACGCCGAATGACTACTCGAGCCGGTACCTGCCCGACGGCATGACGGGCATCGGCAACGACAAGGCGGCGGCCATCTGGTACCGCGCCATCACCGCCTACCTGACCCCCGCCAGCAACTACGTGGCGGCCCGCACGGCCTCGCTCCGGGCGGCGGCGGATCTCCACGGCAGCGGCTCCCAGGAGTATCGCGCCGTGCAGAACGCCTTCGCCGCCATCAACGTGGGCTACAGCGCGAGCACCTATGACGATCTCACGCCGCCCACGGCGACCCTGAGCCTGGCGGGCAGCGCGCCCATGCTGCGCTTCAACGCGGTGGCCGCGGACAACATCGGCGTGACGCGCGTGGAGTTCTATGTCGACGGCGTCCTCACGAGCAGCGACGACACGCAGCCCTTCGCGCTCAGGCTCGACACCACCCAGGTGGACCCTGGCACGCACCAGGTGGTGGCCAGGGCCATCGATCTGGCCGGCAACGCGGGCGCTTCGGCTCCCATCGGCTTCACCGTGACCCAGAGCTTCTCGCAGCTCCTGCACGATCCTGGCTTCGAGAAGGGCGGAGAGGACTGGGTCCAGGAGCCGGCGGACAGCGACTATCCCATCATCGTCTATTCCTCCACCCGGGCCCATACGGGCTATGGCTACGCCGTCTTCAACGGCTACGGCTCGAGCGCCGTGGACCGCATCTCCCAGCAGGTCACCCTCCCCGCCGATACCCAGACGGCCGCGTTGACCTTCTATCTCACCGTCCTCACCGATGACCTCGGCACCCAGGCCCAGGACACCCTGGCGGTGCAGGTGCGTGACACCCAGGGCAACCTGCTCGAGCAGCCCGCGAGCTGGTCCAACGTCGACTCGACGCTCGGCTGGGTGCAGGTGAGTCTCGATCTGACCCGGTTCGCGGGCCAGACGGTGCAGTTGCACTTCGTGGGCACCGAGAACGACGATGGTTTCGCCAGCCTGTTCCAGCTCGATGACCTCGCGCTGCGGGTCCTCACCCGCCCCGACACCGAGACGCCGTTCGTGAGGGCCGGCGTCGCGACCGACCCGGAGAGCGGCCGGGTGGCCTTGCTGGGACACGTGTGGGACAACGGCTTCGTCAATGCCGTCGAGCTGTTCGTGGATGGCGCGTCGCAGGGCTCCGTGTCCACGACGTTCGCGAAGACCCTGAGCGCCGGCGCGCTGGGAGATGGCCTCCACGCGCTCGTGGTCAAGACCACGGACGCGGCGGGCAACACGAGCACGTCCGATCACTATCCGTTCTACGTCGAGCGCGCCCGCGGGCAGGTGGTGCAGAACCCCGACTTCGAACTCTATGACCCCGATAAGAATCATGCCGAAGGGTGGACCCTCGAGACGCCGTACCCCGAGAGCAACGGCGTCCTCGAGAACTTCCTCCTGGCGTATTCAGGATGGAACCTCGTCCTGTTCGGCCACGACGATGGCCCCAACACGTCGACCCTGAGGCAGACCGTCACCCTCCCCGCGGACACCGAGTCGGCCGTCTACAGCTTCTGGCTGTGGGTGGAGAGCACCGCCTTCTCCGACAACGTGGCCCATCACACGTTCACCGCGAAGGTCCGCGACGTCAACGGCAACGACTTGAAGACGCTGGAGGTCATCTCGAACCTGGACGGCACCCCCTACTACGCCGAGCACCGTTATGACTTGAGCGAGTTCAAGGGGCAGACGATCCAGCTCTTCTTCGAGTCCAACCTGGAGGAGCCCCCCGAGGATCCGATCAACGGCTACACGTATTTCGTGCTCGATGACGTCTACCTGGAGGTGTCGAGCACTCCAGACATCCAGGCCCCCTCGCTCGACGCGCGCGTGCGTGGCGACTCCGGTACGCGGGTCCAGCTCTCCGCCAACGTGAGCGACAACACGTGGACGGCGAAGCTCGAGTTCTTCGTGGATGGCACCCCGGTGGCCACCTTCACCGACCCCAACGGCGAGTACACGAGTCCGTTCGACACGTCCGCGCTCACCAACGGGCAGCACGAGTTCATGGCCAAGGCCACGGATCGGGCGGGCAACGGGACGTCGGTCAAGGTGCCCTTCACCGTGAACGTGGTGAACGACACGACGCCCCCGACCGTCAGCGCGGCCGTGGAGGGCGAGCACGAGACGACGGTGTTCACGGCCTCCGCCACCGACGACACGGGTGTCACGGTCGTGGAGTTCTACGTGGATGGCGTCTTCCAGGGCCGCGTCCAGGAGGCGCCGTACCGGCTGCCCTTCAGCACCCTGCCCCTGGCGCCCGGCGAGCACACCCTCAAGGCGGTGGCCTTGGATGCCTACGGCAACTCCGCCTCGGCCACGGCTCCCTTCACGCGCGCCGGCCCGCTGCTGTCCTCCACGCGGCTCTTCGTGCCAGTGGACGGCACGTACGACCTGAGCTCCCTGCTGACCCAGGGAGCGAACCCGCTGCTGCTCTGGAACGTGCAGGAGGGCCGCATCTGCGGAACCGTCTCCTCGACGGGCGTCTACACGGCGCCGGCCGCGCCCGGCCTCTGCCACGTGCTCATCACCCACAAGCAGGACGCCCGCTCGAGCGCCCGGGTGGACGTGCGCGTCTACACCGCGGATCTCAACGGGGATCGTGTCGTGGACGGTGAGGACCTGGCACGCCTCGCCCAGAGCTGGGGCACCCGCGCTTCCTCCACGACGACCGCGGACCTCGATGCGAGTGGCTCCGTGGACGACTCCGACGTCACCCTCTTCCTCAGCCAGTTCGGACGCTAA
- a CDS encoding alanyl-tRNA editing protein: MTPTERLYFADPFLSHFTGRVLAHGTWSGAPSVVLDRTAFYPEAGGQMADRGVLGGHAVRDVQVDDAGVVHHLLELPEGASLPAPGAEVSGDIDRARRRIHMALHTGQHMLSSALVEVAGAHTVSARLGETVCTIDVDLEVLDERRVAEAEARVNALIDEDVPIRAFFPTPEELAALPLRRAPKVTDNIRVIHIQGFDASPCGGTHCTRSGQVGMVRVLGVERYKGKGRVLFSAGGRARSELWQEAAALRALGRSLSCGPLDVSGSVERLRRDLTDVREALGAARAKLAEHTAAGLAAQLERSADARVVAVLEGASPEELRSVAARLTQRPDAVVLLANRTPEGLSVLITRGSGASFGCGAFLKRAAEAAGGRGGGRPEHAEGRLPAHTDWPTLVATLLA, encoded by the coding sequence ATGACGCCCACCGAACGCCTCTACTTCGCCGACCCCTTCCTCTCCCACTTCACCGGGCGCGTGCTCGCCCATGGCACGTGGAGCGGCGCGCCCTCCGTGGTGCTCGATCGCACCGCCTTCTACCCCGAGGCCGGCGGCCAGATGGCCGACCGGGGAGTGCTCGGGGGCCATGCCGTGCGCGACGTGCAGGTGGATGACGCGGGCGTCGTCCATCACCTGCTGGAGCTGCCCGAGGGCGCCTCGCTCCCCGCCCCCGGCGCCGAGGTGTCCGGCGACATCGACCGCGCGCGCCGCCGCATCCACATGGCGCTGCACACCGGCCAGCACATGCTCTCCAGCGCGCTGGTGGAGGTGGCCGGGGCGCACACCGTGTCCGCGCGGCTGGGGGAAACGGTGTGCACCATCGACGTGGACCTGGAGGTGCTCGACGAGCGGCGCGTCGCCGAGGCCGAGGCCCGGGTCAACGCCCTCATCGACGAGGACGTGCCCATCCGCGCCTTCTTCCCCACGCCCGAGGAGCTCGCCGCCCTGCCCCTGCGCCGCGCCCCCAAGGTGACGGACAACATCCGCGTCATCCACATCCAGGGCTTCGACGCGTCGCCCTGCGGGGGCACGCACTGCACGCGCTCGGGGCAGGTGGGGATGGTGCGCGTGCTGGGCGTGGAGCGCTACAAGGGCAAGGGCCGCGTCCTCTTCTCCGCGGGCGGCCGGGCCCGGAGCGAGCTGTGGCAGGAGGCCGCCGCCCTGCGCGCGCTCGGCCGGAGCTTGTCCTGTGGCCCGCTCGACGTGTCCGGCTCCGTGGAGCGGCTGCGCCGGGATTTGACGGACGTGCGCGAGGCCCTGGGCGCGGCGCGCGCGAAGCTCGCCGAGCACACCGCCGCGGGACTCGCCGCGCAACTGGAGCGCTCCGCCGACGCGCGCGTGGTGGCGGTGCTCGAGGGGGCCTCACCCGAGGAGCTGCGGTCCGTGGCCGCGCGGCTCACCCAGCGTCCCGACGCCGTGGTGCTGCTCGCCAACCGGACCCCCGAGGGCCTGTCCGTGCTCATCACCCGGGGCAGCGGCGCCTCCTTCGGTTGTGGTGCCTTCCTCAAGCGCGCCGCCGAGGCCGCGGGGGGACGTGGAGGGGGCCGGCCCGAACATGCCGAGGGACGTCTGCCAGCGCACACCGACTGGCCCACCCTGGTGGCGACGTTACTCGCGTAG
- a CDS encoding sensor histidine kinase: MDLLTESHGVTPSPRIEHLLEAATDGVLALDTEGRALYLNASAERILGRARAELLGHPLWSWLPRLEGTEFGRACQRALTQGLPSTVEEYFAPLGAWVQARVSSSPEGVLVLLRDVTPLNQVEAEYASLHALVASAPAVAFVTRGPEHVFVLSNARHRKLQGGREVLGQTAREALREPQGQSLLEVLDRVYRTGIALVLEQVPLPVQSDEGPWEERLFHLTCQPLRDLAGCVEGVTVFAFDVTELVRARWRAERLAEELSLSEVRFRSLVMATSTLLWTTDATGHFREDFPTWSAFTGQDYDRWRNGSGWWDAIHPEDRDRATAAWQRAFATRGLFEAEYRLRRADGTYTPVVSRGVPVLELDGSVREWVGSITDITAQRRARQALELLTEASTALASTWELRPAMEHLTHCLVPRLAEWCGVFLHDEAGPGEGPRTGPGERVAFSDVDPRRALRLRHAGPSVHAPMMQGPWPHGRAESFPALTEQALAAEPDEARRELLRAFVGLRGMAVPITVKGRHRGVLVLAAGESYRPYDADDLQLAGELAHRAATILEHVRLFELARQARDRAEEANRAKDEFLATVSHELRTPLTAILGWTNILRTTPLPPDKQERALETVERSARAQAQIVDDLLDISRIVAGRMRLELQPVDPGAVVEAVLDVVRPAAAARDIHLEPLLEPDVGLVRGDAQRLQQVAWNLFTNAIKFTPPGGRVTVRLRRVESFVELEVRDSGQGISPTFLPHLFERFQQADGSTTRRYGGLGLGLSIVRHLVELQGGTVQAHSEGEGQGACFTVRLPARPLKVD, from the coding sequence ATGGACCTCCTCACGGAGTCACACGGTGTCACGCCGTCCCCCCGGATCGAGCACCTCCTCGAGGCCGCCACGGATGGAGTGCTCGCGCTCGACACCGAAGGGCGCGCCCTGTACCTCAACGCCAGCGCCGAGCGCATCCTCGGCCGCGCTCGCGCCGAGTTGCTCGGGCACCCCTTGTGGTCATGGCTGCCGCGGCTGGAGGGCACGGAGTTCGGCCGGGCCTGCCAGCGCGCGCTCACACAGGGCCTGCCCTCCACGGTGGAGGAGTACTTCGCCCCCCTGGGCGCCTGGGTGCAGGCGCGGGTGTCCTCCTCCCCGGAGGGGGTGCTCGTCTTGCTGCGCGACGTGACCCCGCTCAACCAGGTGGAGGCGGAGTACGCGAGCCTGCACGCGCTCGTGGCGAGCGCCCCCGCGGTGGCCTTCGTGACGCGCGGGCCCGAGCACGTCTTCGTGCTCTCCAACGCGCGCCACCGCAAGCTCCAGGGGGGACGGGAGGTGCTGGGACAGACGGCGCGCGAGGCCCTGCGCGAGCCCCAGGGCCAGAGCCTGTTGGAGGTGTTGGATCGCGTGTACCGCACCGGCATCGCGCTCGTGCTGGAGCAGGTGCCACTGCCGGTGCAGAGCGACGAGGGCCCCTGGGAGGAGCGTCTCTTCCACCTCACCTGCCAGCCGCTGCGCGACCTGGCCGGGTGCGTGGAGGGCGTGACGGTGTTCGCCTTCGACGTGACGGAGTTGGTGCGCGCGCGCTGGCGGGCGGAGCGGCTGGCCGAGGAGTTGAGCCTGAGCGAGGTGCGCTTCCGCTCGCTCGTGATGGCCACCTCCACCCTGCTGTGGACGACGGACGCCACGGGCCACTTCCGCGAGGACTTCCCCACCTGGAGCGCCTTCACGGGGCAGGACTACGACAGGTGGCGCAATGGCTCCGGGTGGTGGGACGCCATCCATCCCGAGGACCGGGACCGGGCCACGGCGGCGTGGCAGCGCGCCTTCGCCACGCGGGGCCTGTTCGAGGCGGAGTACCGGCTGCGCCGCGCCGATGGCACCTACACGCCGGTGGTGTCGCGCGGCGTGCCCGTGCTGGAGCTGGACGGCTCGGTGCGCGAGTGGGTGGGCTCCATCACCGACATCACCGCGCAGCGCCGCGCGCGCCAGGCGCTCGAGCTGCTCACCGAGGCGAGCACCGCGCTGGCCTCCACGTGGGAGCTGCGCCCGGCCATGGAGCACCTCACCCACTGTCTGGTGCCCCGGCTCGCCGAGTGGTGTGGCGTCTTCCTTCACGACGAAGCGGGCCCGGGTGAGGGCCCTCGAACCGGCCCCGGAGAGCGCGTGGCCTTCAGCGACGTGGATCCGCGGCGCGCCCTGCGGCTGCGCCATGCGGGCCCGAGCGTCCATGCGCCGATGATGCAGGGGCCGTGGCCCCACGGGCGGGCGGAGTCCTTCCCCGCGCTCACCGAGCAGGCGCTCGCCGCGGAGCCGGACGAGGCCCGGCGGGAGCTGCTGCGGGCCTTCGTGGGCCTGCGGGGCATGGCCGTGCCCATCACCGTCAAGGGGCGGCACCGGGGCGTGCTGGTGCTCGCGGCGGGCGAGAGCTACCGGCCCTACGACGCCGACGATCTCCAGCTCGCCGGGGAGCTCGCGCATCGGGCCGCCACCATCCTGGAGCACGTGCGCCTCTTCGAGCTGGCGCGCCAGGCGCGCGACCGGGCCGAGGAGGCCAACCGCGCCAAGGACGAGTTCCTCGCCACCGTCAGCCACGAGTTGCGCACGCCGCTCACCGCCATCCTCGGGTGGACGAACATCCTGCGCACCACGCCGCTGCCGCCGGACAAACAGGAGCGCGCCCTGGAGACGGTGGAGCGCAGTGCGCGCGCCCAGGCGCAGATCGTGGATGATCTGCTGGACATCTCCCGCATCGTCGCCGGACGGATGCGCCTGGAGTTGCAGCCGGTGGACCCGGGCGCCGTGGTGGAGGCGGTGCTCGACGTGGTGCGTCCAGCCGCGGCCGCGCGCGACATCCACCTGGAGCCCCTGCTGGAGCCGGACGTGGGCCTCGTGCGGGGAGATGCCCAGCGGCTGCAACAGGTGGCGTGGAACCTGTTCACCAACGCCATCAAGTTCACCCCGCCCGGAGGCCGGGTGACGGTGCGGCTGCGGCGCGTGGAGTCCTTCGTGGAGCTGGAGGTGCGCGACTCCGGCCAGGGCATCTCCCCCACCTTCCTCCCCCACCTCTTCGAGCGCTTCCAGCAGGCCGACGGCAGCACCACCCGCCGCTACGGCGGGCTGGGCCTGGGGTTGTCCATCGTGCGCCACCTGGTGGAGTTGCAGGGCGGCACCGTCCAGGCCCACAGCGAGGGCGAGGGCCAGGGCGCCTGCTTCACCGTCAGGCTGCCCGCTCGCCCACTCAAGGTGGATTGA